The following are encoded in a window of Microvirga ossetica genomic DNA:
- a CDS encoding recombinase family protein has product MSSIGYARVSTAGQDTASQVARLKAAGCDIVREEKASGKSRDGRSELETILSFVRPGDTLVVVKLDRLGRSTRDVLNLVHELDQKGAALRVLEPEISTAGPMGKVMLTVLGMVAEMELGFIKERQKAGIEKAKAEGVYKGRPITLDHSKVKALHAEGIGATAIAKQMGCSRGAVYKVLNQ; this is encoded by the coding sequence ATGAGCAGCATCGGTTACGCCAGAGTTTCCACCGCAGGACAGGACACTGCTTCCCAAGTCGCGCGACTCAAGGCTGCTGGCTGCGATATCGTCAGAGAAGAGAAGGCGTCAGGTAAGAGCAGGGACGGACGCTCTGAACTTGAGACAATCCTCTCCTTTGTTCGTCCAGGTGACACGCTCGTTGTGGTGAAACTGGATAGGCTTGGAAGGTCCACGCGGGACGTTCTCAACCTTGTTCATGAACTGGATCAGAAGGGTGCTGCCCTGAGGGTCTTGGAGCCTGAGATTTCCACGGCTGGACCCATGGGCAAGGTGATGTTGACCGTGCTTGGCATGGTTGCTGAGATGGAGCTTGGATTCATCAAGGAACGTCAGAAGGCCGGAATTGAGAAGGCGAAGGCTGAGGGGGTCTACAAGGGAAGACCTATCACGCTGGATCACTCCAAGGTCAAAGCTCTTCATGCCGAGGGCATTGGAGCTACAGCCATTGCGAAGCAGATGGGTTGTTCAAGGGGCGCTGTCTACAAGGTGCTGAACCAGTGA